TTTACGAAATTGATGAGGAGACTGCCCCACTTTTTTCTTGAATAATTTACTAAAATACGTTGAGTCTATGTAGCCGACTGTTCCTGAAATTTCAGTAATAGACTCCTCTGTCTTCATCAGTAGTTGTTTCGCTTTTTCAATTCGATAGGCAGTTAAATAATCAATAAAATTCATTCCAACAGCTTCTTTAAAGAAACGACTCACATAATGTCGGTTTAGATGCATAATATCAGCTAGTGTAGTCAAGTTGATTTCCTCATTGTAATGCTCGTGGATATAATCCAACATCGTGTTGATCTGTTCTTTAGCTAAGACGGTCGGTTTATTATTCAACACATCCATTAGTGAAACTTGATTTAAGGATCTGACACAGCGGTCGACCGCAACTTTTAATTCATCAAAGTCTACAGGAGTAAGTAAATAGTCGATAACACCGCAGCGCAAAGCTTGATGAAGGCTTTGAAAACTTTCGTGTTCAGTCAAAATGATCACTTTGATATTCGGCAAACTTTTAACTATTTTTCGTTTGACAATGAATCCATCAATTTCTATATGATCGATCGAAATCAACAATATCTCCGGTAAAAACTCTTCTGTAATTTTTAATGCTTCTGCTTCAGTTGTAGCAGGAGGTAAGATTTTTATATTCATGAAAGAATCGTTAATCGATTTTTGGAGCATCAATTGCTCCTGTAAATCATCACTGACAATCAATAGTCGGCACATAAACAAATCCTCTTTTCTTTGTGAAATTTATCTTGCATCCTTATCATACATTGAATAGGTAGTGCTTTC
This sequence is a window from Enterococcus wangshanyuanii. Protein-coding genes within it:
- a CDS encoding helix-turn-helix transcriptional regulator, with protein sequence MCRLLIVSDDLQEQLMLQKSINDSFMNIKILPPATTEAEALKITEEFLPEILLISIDHIEIDGFIVKRKIVKSLPNIKVIILTEHESFQSLHQALRCGVIDYLLTPVDFDELKVAVDRCVRSLNQVSLMDVLNNKPTVLAKEQINTMLDYIHEHYNEEINLTTLADIMHLNRHYVSRFFKEAVGMNFIDYLTAYRIEKAKQLLMKTEESITEISGTVGYIDSTYFSKLFKKKVGQSPHQFRKQYHGEHTPADLRIIYQ